A single genomic interval of Devosia oryziradicis harbors:
- a CDS encoding peptidoglycan-binding domain-containing protein, giving the protein MTATTLSRLPLLAGSAVAATLGRAGLWTISRYMRTPLASTGMLALVTLTALAASNALYFQTARHPAPFFAPATNVAIAEPEAAPQPMPAPQRQTAVVTAPPATLPAPVTQETTGSVASAPAPVPSTPVGNTDAFAVQKKLTELGLFSGTVDGFYGPMTANAIRAFEQRNGLEPTGALTPDVIDAILRSDAAGKVPVAMAAPASQPAPVVQPAIAVQPAVQPQAALVAAPEPDRMVARLPTLSPVDQAVDTIGNAAAQTIDSIVAAVDGGRTTPPAPAVKPVPALPLMATPQTQQMPAPVQVASLEPMAAPRPAVAVEAQPTQAVAANVAPANNVQLVSTIQRGLASLGFYHGSIDGHPGDATAKAIREFENFHSYRVTGQVNPDLVGLLRQAGAAI; this is encoded by the coding sequence ATGACCGCAACCACCCTTTCGCGCCTGCCTTTGCTGGCGGGTAGCGCCGTCGCAGCCACCCTTGGCCGCGCCGGCCTGTGGACCATCTCACGCTACATGCGGACGCCGCTCGCCTCGACCGGCATGCTCGCTCTCGTCACGCTGACCGCCCTGGCGGCCAGCAATGCCCTCTATTTCCAGACAGCGCGCCATCCGGCGCCGTTCTTCGCGCCGGCCACCAATGTAGCGATTGCCGAACCTGAAGCCGCGCCGCAGCCAATGCCGGCGCCACAGCGCCAGACGGCTGTCGTAACGGCCCCTCCCGCAACCCTTCCTGCTCCGGTTACCCAGGAAACGACGGGCAGCGTTGCCTCCGCTCCCGCACCGGTTCCCAGCACGCCAGTGGGCAACACCGATGCCTTCGCCGTCCAGAAAAAGCTCACCGAGCTTGGCCTGTTCAGCGGCACCGTCGACGGTTTCTATGGCCCGATGACGGCCAATGCCATCCGCGCCTTCGAGCAGCGCAATGGGCTTGAGCCAACCGGCGCCCTGACGCCGGACGTGATCGACGCCATCCTGCGTTCCGATGCCGCCGGCAAGGTGCCCGTGGCGATGGCGGCGCCGGCATCTCAGCCTGCCCCCGTGGTTCAGCCGGCCATCGCTGTCCAGCCCGCCGTCCAGCCCCAGGCCGCACTTGTCGCGGCGCCCGAGCCCGACCGCATGGTGGCACGCCTGCCGACCTTGTCTCCGGTTGATCAGGCCGTCGACACGATCGGCAACGCTGCCGCCCAGACCATTGATTCCATCGTGGCCGCCGTGGATGGCGGGCGCACCACGCCGCCCGCTCCCGCGGTCAAGCCGGTTCCCGCGCTGCCGCTGATGGCGACGCCGCAGACCCAGCAGATGCCCGCCCCCGTGCAGGTCGCCTCGCTCGAACCCATGGCCGCGCCACGGCCGGCAGTCGCCGTAGAGGCCCAGCCGACGCAGGCGGTGGCAGCCAATGTGGCGCCGGCCAACAATGTGCAATTGGTCAGCACCATCCAGCGGGGCCTGGCGAGCCTGGGCTTCTATCACGGCTCGATCGACGGCCACCCTGGCGATGCCACGGCCAAGGCCATCCGCGAATTCGAGAACTTCCACAGCTACCGGGTGACCGGCCAGGTCAACCCCGATCTGGTTGGCCTGCTGCGCCAGGCCGGGGCCGCCATCTAG
- the chrA gene encoding chromate efflux transporter: MEQPAARIGSAGEVFLAFLKLGLTSFGGPIAHLGYFRDEIVVRRRWMGEVAYADLVALCQFLPGPASSQVGFALGLWRAGPLGALAAWTAFTLPSALLMTMLALGSAALDGAAAEGVLHGLKLVAVAVVAQAVWGMARTLAPDANRAAIAVVAVAITAILGGALAQVAAIALGALAGLVICRDGGQGATSASRFTISRMTGLTSLTLFAALLVGLPLFAAASGGHWLDLFDAFYRAGALVFGGGHVVLPLLDAETVASGWVNRDTFLAGYGAAQAVPGPLFTFAAYLGAADGGLVGAAIALVAIFLPGFLLLVGVLPFWDALRTRPLMQAGMRGANAAVVGILGTALYNPVWTSAVLTPTDFTLALVGFVALVAWKSPPWIVVVSLGVAGGVLGVL; this comes from the coding sequence GTGGAGCAGCCAGCAGCCAGAATCGGTTCGGCGGGCGAGGTATTCCTGGCTTTCCTCAAGCTCGGGCTCACCTCATTTGGCGGGCCGATCGCCCATCTGGGCTATTTTCGCGACGAAATCGTCGTCCGTCGGCGCTGGATGGGCGAAGTGGCCTATGCCGACCTGGTGGCGCTTTGCCAGTTCCTGCCCGGACCGGCATCGAGCCAGGTCGGTTTCGCCCTCGGGCTCTGGCGCGCTGGCCCACTAGGCGCCCTCGCGGCCTGGACCGCTTTCACCCTGCCCTCGGCACTGCTGATGACGATGCTGGCCCTTGGCTCTGCTGCCTTGGATGGGGCCGCGGCGGAGGGCGTGCTGCACGGGCTGAAGTTGGTCGCAGTCGCGGTGGTCGCGCAGGCCGTCTGGGGCATGGCCCGGACCCTGGCGCCCGATGCCAACAGGGCCGCCATTGCGGTGGTCGCCGTCGCTATCACCGCCATTCTGGGCGGTGCCCTGGCGCAGGTGGCGGCTATTGCCCTGGGCGCGTTGGCTGGGCTGGTCATTTGCCGTGATGGCGGACAAGGCGCGACATCGGCCAGCCGCTTTACCATCAGCCGCATGACTGGGCTCACCAGCCTCACGCTCTTTGCGGCCCTGCTTGTCGGACTGCCCCTGTTTGCCGCGGCGTCTGGTGGCCACTGGCTCGACCTGTTCGATGCATTCTACCGCGCCGGGGCGTTGGTCTTCGGCGGCGGGCATGTGGTGCTGCCCTTGCTCGATGCGGAGACCGTGGCGAGCGGCTGGGTGAACCGGGACACTTTTCTTGCCGGCTATGGCGCGGCCCAGGCGGTGCCCGGGCCGCTTTTCACCTTCGCGGCCTATCTCGGCGCGGCCGATGGCGGGCTCGTCGGCGCGGCTATTGCGCTGGTGGCGATCTTTCTGCCCGGCTTCCTGCTGCTTGTGGGTGTGCTGCCGTTTTGGGATGCCCTGCGGACTAGGCCACTCATGCAGGCAGGGATGCGGGGGGCCAATGCCGCGGTGGTCGGCATCCTCGGCACCGCCCTCTACAACCCCGTCTGGACCAGCGCCGTGCTCACCCCAACCGACTTCACCCTGGCCTTGGTCGGCTTCGTCGCGCTGGTGGCCTGGAAGTCACCGCCCTGGATCGTAGTCGTGTCACTGGGAGTGGCGGGCGGGGTGTTGGGGGTGCTGTAA
- a CDS encoding DUF6456 domain-containing protein has product MASGRDDDVLARLSSGRDGTSFLAPHHLAAADRFERLVQRAQLAPRVTMSYSPAHVGGRGRSNGVETASDAAADARLKLSRLAAALPADCWGVLFDVCGLGKGLQLVETERRWPRRSAKLVLRIGLDQLAGQFGLSPHATGTGTASRHWLEERLPLIADDRPELGDAR; this is encoded by the coding sequence ATGGCTAGTGGTCGCGACGACGACGTGCTTGCGCGCCTGTCTTCGGGCCGCGACGGGACAAGCTTCCTCGCCCCGCATCACCTGGCAGCGGCCGATCGGTTCGAGCGGCTGGTGCAGCGGGCGCAACTGGCCCCGCGGGTCACCATGTCCTACAGCCCCGCCCATGTCGGCGGGCGAGGGCGGTCCAATGGCGTGGAGACGGCTTCGGACGCGGCTGCCGATGCGCGGCTCAAGCTCAGCCGGCTGGCTGCGGCGCTGCCGGCGGATTGCTGGGGCGTGCTATTCGATGTCTGCGGCCTGGGCAAGGGCCTGCAACTGGTCGAGACGGAACGGCGCTGGCCGCGGCGCAGCGCCAAGCTGGTGCTGCGCATCGGGCTCGACCAGCTCGCCGGCCAGTTCGGCCTTTCCCCCCATGCCACCGGCACCGGGACCGCATCACGGCACTGGCTGGAGGAGCGCCTGCCGCTGATCGCTGACGATAGACCCGAACTTGGCGACGCTCGGTAA
- a CDS encoding calcium-binding protein: MGVPVQVGGTINLNVGWFPPAGGQYFPHIVGTASGHIFAAWQSVNGYEGGFFGSYGLISTFAAPSGGTQSIDVASLGGGRVGVAWIDQAGDVNLQTLAVSGMRSAVITQATAGQQDSVAIASSRGYVVVVNSSPGAGEGDIYRSAYDSFGNLRFSPDEVTGGVGVAGVQDNPDIAVLANGLQIAVWIDRSDNTIRGSRLDEGARFGEALLLANSVPAASGQDHEVSVTGLASGGFAIAYRAGSGVDGVLQYRIFDQVGQPVTGLLTPAQLGGSDFSPQILGLPDGRFVIVTASNDNIVGQMFNADGTANSNAFTIESNGYVQNQPFLAMLADGRFAVSYSSNGVADGNARDLVMKIFDPRERGIELAGTSDNDDYVGSTFVDTIITGDGDDTVSGGGGADLLKGDAGSDTLRGDAGADRLYGGTGNDALFGGSDNDQLFGGWGADALNGGDGTVDYARYDDAAYGDIRVSLASAAVGTGAAKGDTFTGIEGIITYYGNDYVYGDGGNNYIYTQDGNDNLFGSNGADYLDGGNGLDYARFDDAGYGGLTADLANIVAGTGAAAGDTYVNIEGLILTKNSDYGYGTAGDNYLYGLGGNDTLDGRGGSDYLDGGIGNDSLTGGAGNDIYRYGGAGYGRDTIYGFEGGTGAGDRINLQGAGFANYSAAMASAIQVGNNVEIRINPDDVLVITNFLKGNLAADDFIF, encoded by the coding sequence ATGGGTGTGCCTGTTCAGGTCGGCGGAACAATCAATTTAAACGTTGGATGGTTTCCGCCGGCAGGTGGGCAGTATTTCCCACATATTGTGGGTACCGCTAGCGGACATATATTTGCTGCTTGGCAGTCGGTAAACGGATACGAGGGTGGGTTCTTTGGTAGCTACGGCCTGATCTCGACATTTGCGGCTCCTTCGGGGGGCACGCAAAGCATCGATGTTGCTAGCCTCGGTGGAGGTCGAGTGGGAGTGGCCTGGATCGACCAAGCTGGCGACGTCAACCTTCAAACATTGGCAGTAAGTGGGATGAGGTCTGCTGTCATTACACAGGCAACGGCTGGACAGCAGGACAGCGTAGCTATTGCGTCAAGCCGAGGATATGTTGTTGTCGTCAATAGTTCTCCTGGCGCCGGCGAGGGAGATATCTATCGATCGGCATACGATAGCTTCGGCAATCTAAGATTCAGCCCGGACGAGGTCACTGGCGGAGTTGGGGTTGCTGGCGTTCAAGACAACCCGGACATCGCCGTACTTGCAAATGGCCTTCAGATTGCTGTGTGGATCGATCGGAGCGATAATACGATCCGCGGCTCGCGCCTTGATGAGGGCGCGCGTTTTGGGGAGGCGCTGCTTCTAGCTAACTCAGTACCAGCCGCTAGTGGCCAGGACCATGAAGTCAGTGTTACCGGCCTAGCGAGTGGTGGCTTTGCGATTGCCTATCGGGCGGGGTCAGGCGTCGACGGCGTGTTGCAGTACAGGATTTTTGACCAAGTCGGTCAACCTGTTACGGGGTTGTTGACTCCAGCTCAGCTGGGAGGCTCCGACTTTTCCCCCCAAATTCTAGGATTGCCGGATGGCCGGTTTGTCATTGTAACGGCCAGCAATGACAACATCGTCGGGCAAATGTTCAACGCCGATGGGACAGCGAACAGCAACGCGTTCACTATTGAAAGCAATGGGTACGTTCAAAACCAACCGTTCCTTGCGATGCTGGCGGATGGCCGCTTTGCGGTATCCTACTCGTCTAATGGTGTAGCAGACGGAAACGCCCGGGATTTGGTAATGAAAATCTTTGACCCCCGGGAGCGAGGGATCGAACTTGCCGGTACCAGCGACAACGACGACTATGTTGGATCAACATTCGTAGACACCATCATCACCGGTGATGGGGACGACACGGTATCAGGCGGCGGCGGCGCGGACCTGCTCAAGGGTGACGCCGGGTCCGATACCCTACGTGGTGATGCTGGAGCCGACAGGCTGTATGGCGGCACGGGCAACGACGCTTTGTTTGGGGGAAGTGACAACGATCAGCTTTTCGGCGGGTGGGGGGCTGATGCCCTCAATGGCGGCGACGGTACCGTCGACTATGCCCGCTACGATGACGCGGCCTATGGCGATATTCGAGTTTCGCTCGCCAGCGCTGCGGTCGGCACTGGGGCTGCCAAGGGCGACACCTTCACCGGCATTGAAGGCATCATCACCTATTATGGCAATGACTACGTCTACGGTGATGGAGGTAACAACTACATCTACACCCAGGATGGCAATGACAACCTGTTCGGCTCGAACGGCGCAGACTATCTCGATGGTGGCAATGGTCTAGACTATGCTCGCTTCGACGATGCCGGATATGGTGGGCTTACCGCGGATCTCGCCAACATCGTTGCGGGAACCGGTGCGGCGGCGGGCGATACCTACGTCAACATAGAAGGCCTTATCCTTACCAAGAACTCGGACTACGGTTACGGCACCGCTGGCGACAACTACCTGTATGGCCTGGGCGGGAACGACACCCTCGATGGGCGGGGCGGCAGTGACTATCTTGATGGTGGTATCGGCAACGACAGCCTTACCGGCGGTGCCGGAAATGACATCTACCGCTACGGCGGCGCCGGCTATGGCCGCGATACAATCTACGGGTTCGAGGGCGGCACTGGAGCAGGCGATCGAATAAACCTGCAAGGTGCAGGCTTCGCTAATTACAGCGCGGCCATGGCTTCTGCCATTCAGGTGGGGAACAACGTCGAAATCCGCATCAACCCCGACGACGTTCTCGTCATCACGAATTTTCTGAAGGGCAACCTGGCAGCGGACGACTTTATCTTCTGA
- a CDS encoding DUF2336 domain-containing protein, translating to MLGFQPYETFQLLIETGGVDRTNTLLIAACDAYARRGKPTPPEMEQFEALAGRLFPIAGPQARAKGAAILGRAEMLSPALEQLVVDHIGEDLNTFLAGAAELSEPTMLEIIARYDVPGAATIAARDDLSNVVLAKLFQMNSRKVYRALASNLAIVPRGAYLSALARSAQMDHLVADSLAKRADFDAALLAPAFFDLSDIDRVKVIQAFAHRETPKAPISKTIEQLTVANQELTKALMKLFSENRRPEVTRLLSQITGLDEVRCGQIAHDVTGASLFVILRAFGCTAYDGLKVLIHATSHDAERSRALADFATLFGNVSPESMAYLMSAWRGEVNLLELNKPEYKPFVETSRRTPANTLAPAHNPVVDQAIEALARIGVRRAG from the coding sequence ATGCTTGGTTTTCAGCCTTACGAGACGTTTCAACTGCTCATCGAGACGGGTGGCGTCGACCGTACGAATACCTTGCTGATCGCGGCCTGCGACGCCTATGCGCGGCGCGGCAAGCCCACGCCTCCCGAAATGGAACAGTTCGAAGCCCTGGCCGGCCGGCTGTTCCCCATTGCCGGCCCGCAGGCCCGCGCCAAGGGCGCTGCTATCCTGGGCCGGGCCGAGATGCTGTCCCCTGCCCTGGAGCAGCTGGTGGTCGATCATATCGGGGAAGACCTCAACACCTTCCTGGCCGGCGCTGCGGAATTGAGCGAGCCGACCATGCTCGAGATCATCGCCCGCTATGACGTGCCGGGTGCCGCCACCATTGCGGCGCGCGACGACCTCAGCAATGTCGTGCTGGCCAAGCTCTTCCAGATGAATTCGCGCAAGGTTTACCGGGCCTTGGCGTCCAATCTCGCCATCGTGCCGCGCGGCGCCTATCTCAGCGCCCTCGCCCGATCCGCGCAGATGGACCACCTGGTTGCCGATTCGCTGGCCAAGCGCGCCGATTTCGATGCGGCCCTGCTGGCTCCGGCCTTTTTCGACCTGTCAGATATCGATCGCGTCAAGGTCATCCAGGCCTTCGCCCATCGCGAGACGCCCAAGGCGCCGATCAGCAAGACCATCGAGCAACTCACTGTCGCCAATCAGGAATTGACCAAGGCGCTGATGAAGCTGTTCTCCGAGAACCGCCGTCCCGAGGTCACGCGCCTGTTGTCGCAGATTACCGGGCTCGATGAGGTGCGGTGCGGGCAGATTGCCCATGACGTGACCGGCGCGTCGCTCTTCGTCATCCTGCGGGCCTTTGGCTGCACGGCCTATGACGGTCTCAAGGTGCTGATCCATGCCACCAGCCACGACGCCGAGCGCTCCCGGGCCCTGGCGGATTTCGCCACCTTGTTCGGCAATGTCAGCCCGGAATCAATGGCTTACCTGATGAGCGCCTGGCGCGGCGAGGTGAACCTGCTCGAGCTCAACAAGCCCGAATACAAGCCCTTCGTCGAAACCAGCCGTCGTACGCCGGCCAATACGCTGGCGCCGGCGCACAACCCGGTGGTGGACCAGGCCATCGAAGCCCTGGCACGCATCGGCGTGCGGCGTGCCGGCTGA
- a CDS encoding acyltransferase family protein: MRHKFISIQYLRGLAAMLVLASHALLYPLTGPHLGYSRLGWLGVILFFVISGFIMVVVTGEGRFSPLDFLRRRFIRIVPMYWGATLLAAALALVAPHLFKTTVYDTGQLLLSLLFVPFYNPVSGGIHPLYKLGWTLNYEVFFYLCFAVLAFLGAKARVVGLTAAFSLLAVLGALFQPQPAIPQFYTSFMPLAFCAGAWLGLGTLRGQVAALPRAGIWIALALGAAGLGEGFAVDRAGLLEDGLAFTGFVVFASALVLLAVRLERSLPRVTLLGRIGDASYSIYLVHIYEVAVLAGLAFMLLNPADLVADYSVAVVSIAGGTIAGLVVYRFVEQPVLRAANAIFGRRRPVKAAEAPAE; the protein is encoded by the coding sequence ATGCGCCACAAGTTCATCTCGATACAGTATCTGCGCGGACTGGCCGCCATGCTGGTGCTGGCATCGCATGCGCTGCTCTATCCGCTGACCGGCCCCCACCTCGGATATAGCCGGCTGGGCTGGCTCGGCGTCATCCTGTTCTTCGTCATTTCCGGGTTCATCATGGTGGTGGTGACGGGAGAGGGGCGCTTCTCGCCCCTCGATTTCCTGCGCCGCCGCTTCATCCGCATCGTGCCGATGTATTGGGGCGCCACCCTGCTGGCCGCCGCCTTGGCGCTGGTGGCGCCGCACCTGTTCAAGACCACGGTCTACGACACCGGCCAGCTGCTGCTGTCCCTGCTCTTCGTGCCGTTCTACAACCCGGTCAGTGGCGGCATTCATCCGCTCTACAAGCTGGGCTGGACGCTCAACTACGAAGTGTTCTTCTACCTGTGCTTTGCGGTGCTGGCTTTCCTGGGCGCCAAGGCGCGCGTAGTGGGGCTGACGGCCGCTTTCTCGCTGCTCGCCGTGCTGGGAGCATTGTTCCAGCCGCAACCGGCCATTCCCCAATTCTATACGAGTTTCATGCCGCTGGCCTTCTGCGCCGGCGCCTGGCTGGGTCTGGGTACCCTGCGCGGCCAGGTCGCCGCCCTGCCACGCGCCGGGATCTGGATTGCGCTTGCACTGGGTGCTGCAGGGCTGGGCGAAGGCTTCGCGGTCGATCGCGCCGGCCTGCTCGAGGACGGCCTGGCGTTCACGGGCTTCGTGGTTTTTGCCTCGGCGCTGGTCCTGCTGGCTGTTCGCCTCGAGCGCAGCCTGCCACGCGTCACGCTGCTCGGGCGCATCGGCGATGCGTCCTATTCGATCTACTTGGTCCACATCTACGAAGTAGCCGTGCTGGCCGGCTTAGCCTTCATGCTGCTGAACCCGGCCGACCTCGTGGCTGACTATTCCGTCGCGGTCGTCTCGATCGCCGGCGGCACGATTGCGGGCCTGGTGGTCTATCGCTTCGTTGAGCAGCCCGTGCTGCGCGCCGCAAATGCCATTTTCGGACGGCGCAGACCCGTCAAGGCCGCCGAGGCTCCGGCCGAATAG
- a CDS encoding PAS domain-containing sensor histidine kinase, whose product MSLAVAGTGHRPEMLRRKTLANNSRILIGLGALAMPFAVYGLVTGAALPFVIAALGLAGGMVTLSLHQRKLFEEAAAGQVYTLLILGCILTLADNRFGDTGLAISAMAPIMASLVGREPLRRQGWLLLAALALVAGLASLFALPTIPVGSAALMATNFAAFVASVCLVAHTANRINTAYEVHDKAQVTAYRHLLEHVQDGVIRFSSDGEILLASHSSEQLFGCRRYELSNGGLGDRLHVLDRPAYLTAFADANQGGKSRVIEVRMRQDDPRAATGVPRFIWVEISLSPVLDAETAGERHEVVALFRDITSRKDNEIAMAEARRAAEEASAAKSRFLATIGHELRTPLNAVVGFSEMMTSGIGGELSTTHREYAGLIHQSGKHLLEVVRMLLDMSRLEAGKFELQTEPFVVEDMIEPCFGMVEAMAAKQQVTLVTDIAGNLPLLVADERACRQILLNLLSNAIKFSHPGGRVTVSLKRQGQSLNLSIADQGVGMAPEALTRIGEPFFQVQDGLSRRYEGTGLGLSIVKGLVELHQGTLRAMSEIGAGTTVTVLLPINGPATKSEETASVTPFRKEPATAQTYSWQDEKRKAQ is encoded by the coding sequence ATGTCCCTGGCCGTTGCCGGCACCGGCCACCGCCCCGAGATGCTTCGCCGCAAGACGCTTGCGAACAATTCCCGCATCCTGATCGGGCTTGGCGCGTTGGCAATGCCGTTTGCCGTTTATGGTCTGGTGACGGGCGCTGCCCTTCCTTTCGTCATTGCCGCGCTTGGCCTGGCCGGCGGCATGGTCACGCTGTCGCTGCACCAGCGCAAGCTGTTCGAAGAGGCGGCCGCCGGCCAGGTCTATACCCTTCTGATATTGGGCTGCATCCTGACGCTGGCGGACAACCGGTTTGGCGACACGGGCCTTGCCATATCGGCCATGGCGCCGATCATGGCCTCGCTGGTGGGGCGCGAGCCCCTCCGTCGCCAGGGCTGGCTCCTGCTCGCCGCCTTGGCTTTGGTGGCTGGCCTTGCCTCTCTCTTTGCCCTGCCCACCATTCCCGTCGGTTCGGCCGCCTTGATGGCGACGAACTTCGCAGCCTTCGTGGCCAGTGTTTGCCTGGTGGCGCACACGGCCAATCGCATCAACACTGCCTATGAAGTGCATGACAAGGCGCAGGTCACCGCCTACCGGCACCTGCTCGAACATGTGCAGGATGGTGTCATCCGCTTCTCCAGCGATGGCGAGATTCTGCTGGCATCGCATTCCTCCGAGCAGTTGTTCGGCTGCCGCCGTTACGAACTGTCCAATGGCGGGCTGGGCGATCGCCTGCATGTGCTCGATCGGCCGGCTTACCTGACGGCGTTCGCCGATGCCAACCAAGGTGGCAAGTCGCGCGTTATCGAAGTCCGCATGCGGCAGGACGATCCCCGCGCCGCCACCGGCGTTCCACGCTTCATCTGGGTCGAAATCAGCCTGTCGCCCGTGCTGGACGCCGAAACCGCGGGTGAGCGGCACGAGGTCGTGGCGCTGTTCCGCGACATCACCAGCCGCAAGGACAATGAGATTGCCATGGCGGAAGCCCGACGCGCGGCCGAAGAAGCGTCAGCTGCCAAATCGCGCTTCCTGGCGACCATCGGCCACGAGTTGCGCACGCCGCTCAATGCCGTGGTCGGCTTTTCGGAAATGATGACATCAGGCATTGGCGGCGAACTGTCGACGACCCACCGCGAATATGCCGGGTTGATTCACCAGAGCGGCAAGCATCTGCTCGAAGTGGTGCGCATGCTGCTCGATATGTCGCGCCTCGAGGCCGGCAAGTTTGAATTGCAGACCGAGCCGTTCGTGGTCGAGGACATGATCGAGCCCTGCTTCGGCATGGTCGAGGCCATGGCAGCCAAGCAGCAGGTTACCCTGGTTACCGACATTGCCGGCAACCTGCCGCTGCTGGTTGCGGACGAGCGCGCCTGCCGGCAGATCCTGCTCAATCTTCTGTCCAATGCCATCAAGTTCAGCCATCCCGGTGGCCGCGTGACGGTCAGCCTCAAGCGCCAGGGCCAGAGCCTCAACCTCTCCATCGCCGACCAGGGCGTCGGTATGGCGCCAGAAGCGCTGACCCGAATCGGCGAGCCCTTCTTCCAGGTGCAGGATGGCCTGTCCCGCCGTTATGAAGGGACGGGCCTGGGCCTCTCCATCGTCAAGGGCCTGGTCGAGCTGCACCAGGGCACGCTGCGCGCAATGTCCGAGATTGGGGCGGGGACAACGGTAACTGTTTTGCTGCCCATAAACGGTCCGGCAACCAAGTCCGAAGAAACTGCCTCGGTCACACCATTCCGCAAAGAACCGGCCACTGCCCAGACCTATTCATGGCAAGACGAAAAAAGAAAAGCGCAATGA
- a CDS encoding SufE family protein, producing the protein MSEPQAFQDIAENLSFLDDWEDRLNYLIELGQALPPMADEDKSAENKVKGCVSNVWLVSSVDRSGGSPVMCFRGQSDAIITKGLVAVLIALYSGRPANEIADTDAIEWFRKVGLSEHLGMQRSNGLVAMVNRIRTEAKALS; encoded by the coding sequence ATGAGCGAGCCCCAGGCCTTCCAGGACATTGCCGAAAACCTTTCCTTTCTCGACGATTGGGAAGACCGGCTGAATTATCTCATCGAACTGGGCCAGGCCCTGCCCCCGATGGCGGACGAAGACAAGTCGGCCGAGAACAAGGTCAAGGGATGCGTGTCCAATGTCTGGCTCGTATCCAGCGTCGACCGGTCCGGCGGCTCGCCGGTCATGTGCTTCCGGGGGCAGTCGGACGCCATCATCACCAAAGGATTGGTGGCCGTGCTGATCGCGCTCTATTCGGGGCGGCCCGCCAACGAGATTGCCGATACCGATGCCATCGAATGGTTCAGGAAAGTCGGCCTGAGCGAGCATCTGGGCATGCAGCGCTCCAATGGCCTGGTGGCCATGGTCAACCGGATCAGGACGGAAGCGAAAGCCCTGAGCTGA
- a CDS encoding helix-turn-helix domain-containing protein has product MYDSVSSAAPCRPGRRSPGAPRNCDQVITLVARQKNVPEQSLTNRRRNRLPIARARQLAMYLSHVVLGRTLSEIGEVFGRDRTTVSYACALIEDMRDDPRFDDEVTMLEQQIETVTHG; this is encoded by the coding sequence ATGTACGATTCAGTATCCAGCGCAGCACCATGCCGGCCCGGCCGGCGTTCCCCTGGCGCGCCGCGCAACTGCGATCAGGTAATCACGCTGGTTGCGCGGCAGAAGAACGTGCCGGAACAGTCGCTTACCAACCGCCGCCGCAATCGCTTGCCGATTGCCCGCGCGCGTCAGCTGGCCATGTACCTGTCCCATGTCGTCCTGGGTCGGACGCTGTCGGAAATCGGCGAAGTGTTCGGCAGGGATAGGACTACGGTCTCATATGCTTGTGCGCTGATCGAAGATATGCGCGACGACCCCCGCTTCGACGATGAAGTCACCATGCTGGAGCAGCAGATCGAAACGGTGACCCATGGCTAG
- a CDS encoding cold-shock protein, with amino-acid sequence MITGTVKFFNATKGFGFISPEDGSKDAFVHVSAVERAGLQGLYEGDKVTYELETGRDGKASAGNLTLVK; translated from the coding sequence ATGATCACCGGCACCGTAAAATTCTTCAACGCAACCAAGGGTTTCGGCTTCATCTCGCCCGAAGACGGCAGCAAGGACGCTTTTGTCCATGTGTCGGCTGTCGAGCGCGCAGGCCTGCAGGGTCTGTATGAAGGCGACAAGGTTACCTATGAGCTCGAGACCGGCCGTGACGGCAAGGCTTCGGCCGGCAACCTGACCCTCGTAAAGTAA
- a CDS encoding DUF1491 family protein, producing MSTLRSDLWCSVFVRRHNDLGHMCVVARRGDPIAGQVFIEVDHLDGTRSLFTPAPMASRKDDASLVFQRRFDHVEPAKVSERIAREVEFDPDLWVLSIDLRGDDLGIEVV from the coding sequence GTGAGCACGCTGCGCAGCGACCTGTGGTGCAGCGTCTTCGTGCGCCGTCACAACGATTTAGGCCATATGTGCGTGGTCGCCCGGCGGGGCGACCCCATCGCCGGCCAGGTGTTCATCGAGGTCGACCATCTCGACGGGACGCGATCGCTGTTCACGCCCGCGCCCATGGCCAGCCGGAAAGACGATGCCAGCCTGGTGTTTCAACGCCGCTTCGACCATGTCGAGCCGGCCAAGGTCAGCGAGCGCATCGCGCGCGAGGTGGAGTTCGATCCCGACCTGTGGGTGCTCAGCATCGACCTGCGCGGCGATGACCTCGGCATCGAAGTCGTCTAG